Proteins encoded by one window of Thermus caldifontis:
- a CDS encoding thiamine diphosphokinase codes for MKRFALLLGGPLLVTAALQERLKAYRLMAADSGARHALALGLPLELWLGDFDSSLKWLQNALSAPKEGLPREKDLTDGEALVRKALELGAEELLLLGGIGGRLDHTLAHLELSFLLAEKGVRVELTDGLTRAFPLLTGNHAFPLEKGTPFSLIPFSEATLGVEGARWNLPPTPLKATTLTLENQALGPIRIRVEKGRAVLYLF; via the coding sequence ATGAAGCGCTTCGCCCTTCTCCTAGGCGGGCCCCTTCTGGTAACGGCGGCCCTGCAGGAACGCCTAAAGGCCTACCGCTTAATGGCGGCGGACTCGGGCGCCCGGCATGCCCTGGCCCTTGGGCTTCCCCTGGAGCTTTGGCTTGGGGACTTTGACTCAAGCCTCAAGTGGCTACAAAACGCCCTTTCCGCTCCCAAGGAAGGGCTTCCCCGGGAGAAAGACCTTACGGACGGGGAAGCCTTGGTGCGCAAGGCCCTGGAGCTGGGGGCCGAGGAGCTCCTTCTCCTGGGGGGCATCGGGGGACGGTTGGACCATACCCTGGCCCACCTGGAGCTTTCCTTCCTTCTGGCCGAAAAGGGCGTGCGGGTGGAGCTCACCGATGGGCTTACCCGGGCTTTCCCTCTCCTAACAGGAAACCACGCCTTTCCCTTGGAAAAGGGCACCCCCTTTAGCCTTATCCCCTTTTCCGAGGCTACCTTGGGGGTAGAGGGGGCGCGGTGGAACCTCCCCCCCACCCCCCTGAAGGCCACCACCCTTACCCTGGAAAACCAGGCCCTGGGGCCCATCCGGATCCGGGTAGAAAAGGGAAGGGCGGTGCTTTACCTGTTCTAG
- a CDS encoding DUF815 domain-containing protein translates to MGPMRLPKTPLDLLDLDLPRGEPWGYAFAQSLLRAPWAWRALRPTPGLLQLMGQDLEALSQELVGRRKEYPLSDLGERPPHPAEEEALRALLARDPEALARVLQTHGPYPFALHQAFRFSGEVHPLRTFRLPREDELIGYEAQLEALKANALRFLAGRPALHTLLYGARGTGKSTAAKSLLHLPQARMVEVEPKALGHLESLLERLALLPHRFFLFLDDLSLDPEEETFHHLKALLEGSLEGPPENVLLLATSNRRHLVRHQGENPLPGADPSAWDELQDALALSERFGLVLTFPPFDKGLYLKAVAHHLGRPLTPEEEREALRFALQKGFSGRVARQFALSLL, encoded by the coding sequence ATGGGGCCCATGAGGCTTCCAAAGACCCCCCTGGACCTCCTAGACCTGGATCTGCCCCGGGGCGAACCCTGGGGCTACGCCTTCGCCCAAAGCCTTCTTAGGGCCCCCTGGGCCTGGCGGGCCCTTAGGCCCACCCCGGGGCTTCTTCAGCTGATGGGGCAGGACCTCGAGGCCCTCTCCCAGGAGCTGGTGGGGAGGCGAAAGGAGTACCCCCTTTCTGACCTAGGGGAACGCCCCCCCCACCCCGCCGAGGAGGAGGCCCTAAGAGCCCTCCTTGCCCGCGACCCCGAGGCCCTAGCCCGGGTGCTCCAAACCCACGGCCCTTACCCCTTTGCCCTCCATCAGGCCTTTCGCTTTTCTGGCGAGGTGCACCCTCTCCGCACGTTTCGCCTGCCCCGGGAGGACGAACTTATTGGCTACGAGGCCCAACTCGAGGCCCTCAAGGCCAACGCCCTCCGTTTTCTTGCGGGCAGGCCCGCTCTCCACACCCTGCTCTATGGAGCCCGGGGCACGGGCAAAAGCACCGCCGCTAAAAGCCTCCTCCACCTTCCCCAGGCCCGCATGGTGGAGGTGGAACCCAAGGCCCTGGGCCACCTGGAAAGCCTCCTGGAGAGGCTGGCCCTCCTTCCCCACCGGTTTTTTCTTTTCCTGGACGATCTTTCCCTGGACCCTGAGGAGGAGACCTTCCACCACCTGAAGGCCCTCCTGGAGGGGAGCCTGGAAGGACCTCCCGAGAACGTCCTGCTTCTTGCCACCTCCAACCGCCGCCACCTGGTTCGCCACCAGGGGGAAAATCCCTTACCCGGGGCCGACCCTAGCGCCTGGGACGAGCTTCAGGACGCCCTAGCCCTCTCCGAGCGCTTCGGCCTGGTCCTCACCTTCCCCCCCTTTGACAAGGGGCTTTACCTGAAGGCAGTGGCCCACCACTTGGGCCGCCCCCTAACCCCGGAAGAGGAAAGGGAAGCCCTCCGCTTCGCCTTGCAGAAGGGCTTTTCCGGGCGGGTGGCCCGGCAGTTCGCCCTAAGCCTCCTCTAA
- a CDS encoding CTP synthase: protein MNGVSESAQRPRKYVFVTGGVVSSLGKGILTSSLGALFRARGYRVTAIKIDPYVNVDAGTMRPYEHGEVFVTADGAETDLDIGHYERFLDLDLSRGNNLTTGQVYLSVIQKERRGEYLSQTVQVIPHITDEIKDRIRQVAEEQGAEVVVVEVGGTVGDIESLPFLEAIRQFRFDEGEANTFYIHLTLVPYLETSEEFKTKPTQHSVATLRGVGIQPDAIVLRSVKPVPEEVRKKVALFTNVRPGQVFSSPNVEHIYEIPLLLEEQGLGRVVEKALGLEPVFPNLSFWQEAVRVLKHPERTLRIAIAGKYVKMPDAYLSLLEALKHAGIRHGARVEVKWVDAEGLEGADLDEAFRDVAGILVPGGFGVRGIEGKVRAAQYAREKGIPYLGICLGLQIAVIEFARNVAGLKGANSTEFDPYTPHPVIDLMPEQLEVEGLGGTMRLGDWPMRIRPGTLLHRLYGKEEVFERHRHRYEVNPLYVDGLERAGLVISATTPGMRGRGAGLVEAIELKDHPFFLGLQSHPEFKSRPMRPSPPFAGFVEAALRHAGLLEEA from the coding sequence GTGAACGGGGTTTCCGAGAGCGCGCAACGGCCAAGGAAGTACGTGTTCGTGACCGGAGGGGTGGTGTCCAGCCTGGGTAAGGGCATCCTCACCTCCTCCCTGGGGGCCCTTTTCCGGGCCCGGGGGTATAGGGTTACCGCCATCAAGATTGACCCCTATGTGAACGTGGATGCGGGCACCATGCGCCCCTACGAGCACGGGGAGGTCTTCGTCACCGCCGACGGGGCGGAAACCGATCTGGACATCGGCCACTACGAGCGTTTCTTGGATTTGGACCTCTCCAGGGGCAATAACCTCACCACGGGCCAGGTCTACCTTTCCGTCATCCAGAAGGAGCGCCGGGGGGAGTACCTTTCCCAGACGGTGCAGGTGATCCCCCATATCACCGACGAGATCAAGGACCGCATCCGCCAGGTGGCCGAGGAACAGGGGGCTGAGGTGGTGGTGGTGGAGGTGGGGGGTACGGTGGGGGATATTGAGAGCCTTCCCTTCCTGGAGGCCATCCGCCAGTTTCGCTTTGACGAGGGGGAGGCCAATACCTTCTACATCCACCTCACCTTGGTCCCCTACCTGGAGACCAGCGAGGAATTCAAGACCAAGCCCACCCAGCACTCCGTGGCCACCCTGAGGGGTGTGGGCATCCAGCCCGATGCCATCGTCCTCCGCTCGGTGAAGCCGGTGCCGGAGGAGGTGCGCAAGAAGGTGGCCCTCTTCACCAACGTGCGCCCGGGGCAGGTGTTCAGTAGCCCCAACGTGGAGCACATCTATGAGATCCCCCTCCTTCTGGAGGAGCAGGGCCTAGGCCGGGTGGTGGAAAAGGCCTTGGGCCTGGAGCCCGTCTTCCCCAACCTCTCCTTCTGGCAGGAGGCGGTGCGGGTCTTGAAGCACCCCGAGCGCACCTTAAGGATCGCCATCGCCGGTAAATACGTGAAGATGCCGGACGCCTACCTTTCCCTTCTGGAGGCCCTGAAGCATGCGGGCATCCGGCACGGGGCCCGGGTGGAGGTGAAGTGGGTGGATGCGGAGGGCCTCGAGGGGGCTGACCTGGACGAGGCCTTCCGGGATGTTGCCGGCATCCTGGTCCCTGGCGGGTTTGGGGTTAGGGGCATTGAAGGCAAGGTGCGGGCGGCCCAGTACGCCCGGGAGAAGGGCATCCCCTACTTGGGCATCTGCTTGGGGTTGCAGATTGCCGTCATTGAGTTTGCCCGGAACGTGGCCGGGCTTAAGGGGGCCAACTCCACGGAGTTTGACCCCTATACCCCCCATCCGGTGATTGACCTCATGCCTGAGCAGCTGGAGGTGGAAGGCCTAGGGGGCACCATGCGCCTCGGGGACTGGCCCATGCGCATCCGCCCGGGCACCCTACTCCACCGCCTTTACGGGAAGGAGGAGGTGTTTGAACGGCACCGCCACCGCTACGAGGTGAACCCCCTCTATGTGGACGGGCTGGAGCGGGCTGGGCTGGTGATCTCCGCCACCACCCCGGGGATGCGGGGCCGGGGGGCGGGGTTGGTGGAGGCCATAGAGCTTAAGGACCACCCCTTCTTCCTGGGCCTGCAAAGCCACCCTGAGTTCAAGAGCCGGCCCATGCGCCCCTCCCCGCCCTTCGCCGGCTTTGTGGAGGCAGCCCTCCGGCACGCGGGTCTTTTAGAGGAGGCTTAG
- the rplM gene encoding 50S ribosomal protein L13, with protein sequence MQPKTYVPEKIEPRWVLIDAEGKTLGRLATQIATLLRGKHRPDWTPNLPMGDFVVVVNADKVRLTGKKLKQKIYTRYSGYQGGLKEIPAEKMLATHPERVLEHAVKGMLPKGPLGRRLFKRLKVYAGPTHPHQAQKPVKLEVK encoded by the coding sequence ATGCAGCCCAAGACGTACGTACCGGAAAAGATTGAACCCCGGTGGGTTCTCATAGACGCCGAGGGCAAGACCTTGGGGCGGCTGGCCACCCAGATCGCCACCCTGCTTAGGGGCAAGCATCGCCCCGACTGGACCCCCAACCTCCCCATGGGCGACTTCGTGGTGGTGGTGAACGCCGACAAGGTCCGCCTCACCGGCAAGAAGCTCAAGCAGAAGATCTACACCCGGTATAGCGGCTACCAGGGGGGCCTTAAGGAGATTCCCGCCGAGAAAATGCTGGCCACCCACCCGGAAAGGGTGCTGGAGCATGCGGTAAAAGGGATGCTACCCAAAGGCCCCCTGGGACGGAGGCTCTTCAAGCGCCTCAAGGTCTACGCCGGCCCCACCCATCCCCATCAGGCGCAGAAGCCCGTTAAACTGGAGGTCAAGTGA
- the rpsI gene encoding 30S ribosomal protein S9 yields the protein MEQYYGTGRRKEAVARVFLRPGSGKVTVNGQDFQDYFQGLVRAVAALEPLRVVDALGRFDAYITVKGGGKSGQVDAIKLGVARALLRYNPDYRAKLKPLGFLTRDARVVERKKYGKHKARRAPQYSKR from the coding sequence ATGGAGCAGTATTACGGCACCGGCAGGCGCAAGGAAGCGGTGGCCCGGGTCTTCCTAAGGCCCGGTAGCGGTAAGGTCACCGTGAACGGCCAGGACTTCCAGGACTATTTCCAGGGTCTGGTGCGGGCGGTGGCGGCCCTCGAGCCCCTGAGGGTGGTGGATGCCCTGGGGCGCTTTGACGCCTACATCACCGTGAAGGGGGGCGGCAAGAGCGGCCAGGTGGACGCCATCAAGCTGGGGGTGGCCCGGGCCCTTCTCCGGTACAACCCCGACTACCGCGCCAAGCTGAAGCCCTTGGGCTTCCTCACCCGGGATGCGCGGGTGGTGGAGCGGAAGAAGTACGGCAAGCACAAGGCCCGCCGGGCACCCCAGTACTCCAAGCGCTAA
- a CDS encoding UvrD-helicase domain-containing protein, with protein sequence MKLYVASAGTGKTHALVQELLALLRQGVPLRRMAALTFTRKAAEELRERILEEVKALGDGEAETAKRELYGALFTTIHGFMAEALRHTAPFLSLDPDFAVLDEFLAEALFLEEARSLLYLKGRNPGEEEGLVGALLALYEKRSLAEAFRPLPGAEEVYALFQEVLGRYQARTLDLLGPGDLEAQALRLLKNPQALGRVVERFSHIFLDEYQDVNPLQGRFFQALEEAGAKVVAVGDPKQSIYLFRNARVEVFREALRRAEEVRFLDETFRHSGELAEFLNRFVERFFPETERVLVRPRRRERGFWEVHWVGGEGELDRKRQQEALVLGKRLLALRDQGYAFPQMAVLVRSRHSLPYLERAFRALGVPYGIRRGRSFFIRPEVRDIYHALRLSLLEPEAPLSPEERLSLLAFLRGPFVGADLGRLEGLPKKSPWKDLLSQLPAEAQARLEWLRELAGKRPLEALKALVRDEVFLGRLSPRARTNLDTLLLLAASERFPDLEALLEWLKVRAMDPEAAELPEGSQGVNLLTVHAAKGLEWPVVGVFDLSRQERSAEEPLLVGLEGEVALKGTPGYQEVRQGLKEAEEEEVLRLLYVALSRARDVLLLTGSASSRPGPWAKALMALGLGPGSQDPRVRVHPVGASFPSPSLPPAPLLDPAPYAPLALEPKPFPPLYSPSAHRKAEGEPLPLAEALEGELLPEFARAVGTLVHYAIARDLDPEEEGRMRALLLQEVALPFSEEEKEALLEEVRTLLRHYREMLGGVLPPLAVRLEDYPELPLVLPLAGTVWHGVLDRLYRVGDRWYLEDYKTDRSLAPEHYLLQLALYWEAVRRAWGVEAVASPSGEHLVARLVYLRHKKVHVFSPEELQEALQGLEKAPGMLSQGPEPRLP encoded by the coding sequence GTGAAGCTCTACGTGGCCTCAGCGGGCACGGGGAAAACCCATGCCTTGGTCCAGGAGCTTTTGGCCCTTTTGCGCCAAGGGGTGCCCCTACGGCGCATGGCCGCCCTCACCTTTACCCGAAAGGCCGCCGAGGAGCTTAGGGAACGCATCCTGGAGGAAGTTAAAGCCCTGGGGGATGGGGAGGCGGAAACGGCCAAGCGGGAGCTTTATGGCGCCCTTTTCACCACCATCCACGGCTTCATGGCCGAGGCCTTACGCCACACGGCTCCCTTCCTCTCCCTGGACCCCGATTTCGCCGTCTTGGACGAGTTCCTTGCCGAGGCCCTCTTCCTGGAGGAGGCCCGAAGCCTCCTCTACTTGAAGGGCCGGAACCCCGGGGAGGAGGAAGGGCTTGTGGGGGCCCTCCTCGCCCTTTACGAAAAGCGCTCCTTGGCGGAAGCCTTCCGGCCCTTACCGGGAGCGGAGGAGGTTTATGCCCTTTTCCAGGAGGTCCTTGGGAGGTACCAGGCCCGCACCCTTGACCTCCTAGGGCCAGGGGACCTCGAGGCCCAAGCCCTCCGCCTCCTGAAAAACCCCCAGGCCCTAGGGCGGGTGGTGGAGCGGTTTAGCCATATCTTCCTGGACGAGTACCAGGATGTAAATCCCCTGCAGGGGCGGTTTTTCCAGGCCCTGGAGGAGGCGGGGGCCAAGGTGGTGGCCGTGGGGGACCCCAAGCAGTCCATCTACCTGTTCCGCAACGCCCGGGTGGAGGTGTTCCGCGAGGCCCTAAGGAGGGCTGAGGAGGTCCGCTTTCTGGACGAAACCTTCCGCCACAGCGGGGAGCTGGCCGAGTTTCTGAACCGCTTTGTGGAGCGGTTCTTCCCCGAAACCGAACGGGTTTTGGTGAGGCCTAGACGGCGGGAAAGGGGTTTTTGGGAAGTGCACTGGGTGGGAGGGGAAGGGGAGCTGGATAGGAAGCGCCAGCAAGAGGCCTTGGTCTTAGGGAAGAGGCTTCTGGCCCTACGGGACCAAGGGTATGCCTTCCCCCAGATGGCGGTTTTGGTGCGAAGCCGCCATAGCCTTCCCTACTTGGAACGGGCCTTCCGCGCCTTGGGGGTTCCCTACGGTATCCGCCGGGGAAGGAGCTTCTTCATCCGCCCGGAGGTGCGGGATATCTACCATGCCCTTAGGCTAAGCCTCTTGGAACCCGAGGCTCCCCTTTCCCCCGAGGAGCGGCTTTCCCTTTTGGCCTTCCTGCGGGGCCCATTTGTGGGCGCCGATTTGGGAAGGCTGGAGGGTTTACCCAAGAAATCCCCCTGGAAGGACCTTCTCTCCCAACTCCCCGCTGAAGCCCAGGCCCGGCTGGAGTGGCTGAGGGAGCTGGCCGGGAAGCGGCCCCTAGAGGCCCTTAAGGCCCTGGTGCGGGACGAGGTCTTTTTGGGGCGGCTTTCCCCTAGGGCCCGCACCAATCTGGACACCCTTCTCCTCCTGGCGGCCTCGGAGCGCTTTCCTGACCTCGAGGCCCTCCTGGAGTGGCTTAAGGTGCGGGCTATGGACCCCGAGGCCGCCGAGCTTCCCGAAGGGAGCCAGGGGGTGAACCTCCTTACCGTGCATGCCGCCAAGGGGCTGGAGTGGCCGGTGGTGGGGGTCTTTGACCTCTCTAGACAGGAGCGCTCCGCGGAAGAACCCCTTCTGGTGGGGCTTGAGGGAGAGGTGGCCCTTAAGGGCACGCCCGGCTACCAGGAGGTGAGGCAGGGTCTGAAGGAGGCCGAGGAGGAGGAGGTCCTAAGGCTTCTCTACGTGGCCCTTTCCCGGGCCCGGGATGTCCTTTTGCTCACGGGAAGCGCTTCTTCCCGGCCAGGCCCCTGGGCCAAGGCCCTCATGGCCTTGGGCTTAGGCCCTGGGTCCCAAGACCCCAGGGTACGGGTCCACCCCGTTGGGGCTTCCTTCCCCTCGCCCTCGCTCCCGCCGGCGCCCCTTTTGGACCCAGCCCCTTATGCCCCCTTGGCCTTGGAACCCAAGCCCTTTCCTCCCCTCTACTCCCCCAGCGCCCACCGCAAGGCGGAAGGGGAGCCCTTGCCCCTGGCGGAGGCCTTAGAAGGGGAACTCCTGCCAGAGTTCGCCCGGGCCGTGGGTACCCTAGTCCACTACGCCATCGCCCGGGACCTGGACCCGGAGGAGGAGGGAAGGATGCGCGCCCTCCTCCTGCAGGAGGTGGCCTTACCCTTTTCCGAGGAGGAAAAGGAAGCCTTGCTGGAGGAGGTGCGCACCCTTCTCCGCCACTACCGGGAGATGCTGGGTGGGGTGTTGCCTCCTTTGGCGGTCCGCCTCGAGGATTACCCCGAGCTCCCCCTGGTCCTGCCCCTGGCGGGGACGGTCTGGCACGGGGTTCTGGACCGGCTTTACCGGGTGGGGGACAGGTGGTACCTGGAGGACTACAAAACCGACCGGTCCCTGGCTCCCGAGCATTACCTCCTGCAGCTTGCCCTTTACTGGGAGGCGGTACGGCGGGCCTGGGGGGTGGAGGCGGTTGCTTCCCCCTCAGGGGAACATCTTGTGGCCCGCTTGGTCTATTTGCGGCACAAGAAGGTCCACGTCTTCTCGCCAGAGGAGCTTCAGGAGGCCCTACAGGGGTTGGAAAAAGCCCCTGGGATGCTCTCCCAGGGGCCCGAACCACGCCTTCCTTAG